The window TTATCACCACCCTTCTCCCAGAGGACAGACAGCACAGCCCACCCTGTTGAGCACACAGACCCACAAGTCCTTGTTGCCCAAGATGTCCCAGATGGCATATAACAAAGAGGGTGAGAAAACCACCCAAAACCAGCCTGTCCCGTGCTTTCCCAGACACTGGGCTCGTGCAGTAAGACCTGTGCAGCAAATTGCTATACAACATGGAAACACACACCCTCCAGGAGTGACCTGCACAGGACAAAGGAACGGGgaagacccacccaagcccaccCAGGCAGACCACTGCTTGGCAGCTCTGTGCCCTTCCTCGCTTAGTCTCGGAGATGAGGAACACCTGCCCTGACCGGGCGCTGAGCCTTGATACACCACAAGGGGTGGGGGCTCTGCCAGGGAACTGCCTTTCTGCCGCCCAAAGGCTGGGGCTGACTAAGCTCACCATGTGTTCCAACCTCTTGCAAAACAAACACATTGAAGACCTGCTTACAGATGAGCGTAAATGGAAACATAACAAAAACCTGTATACGAAGAATGAAAACATAAACCCTCTACACAAACAAGCAACAGAGGAGCCAGATGGGCCTGCGGCTGGGTGTTGCAGAGGAATTAGGGAAGCAATCCCATGGGAACCCACCCAGTCCAGAACAGCCCCACGCCCTCCTGGGGAAGTTCCTGTGCCTGCCATGGCTAGGCGGGCTCTCAGCTGGGCCTGGGGCCAGCAGGAGCCAGAACTTCACACTGTGCCCATGGAGTGGCCCTGGTATACCATGGCACTGATCACCAGAGAATTGTCCTTAGTTCAGCAGCGGTTTATTGAGGCCCAGCTCATGGGGCTGAGGGGAGTGGGAGGCTGCTGGTGCCCGCTCTGCCCTTCCGGCCGGGGGTCCCGTGGCCTATGCAGCCAAGGCTGTCCTCTGCATGAGCAGGGGTGTAGGCAGGGCCCGTGGAGAGCCCCAGCACGCCAGGCCAGTGCTGTTCTCAAGTCCAGCTTCCAGTGGTCCCAGAGTTGGCCTCAGAGGCCTAGGAAGATGTGGGGGCCCCAGTCTCCTGGGAGGTGTCCAGGGGCCCTGGCGGGGGCAGGGCCCCTGCACCATCAGGGTGCTCCACTCGCTCGAACAGGATGAGCATTTCGCAGTGTGGGGTTTGCGGAAACAGGTCCACGGCCACCGCCTTGACCGGCCGGAAAGGCATCCCCTTCACACGGTTGGAAGGGGCCCTGCagaggctgtggggtgggggtggacggGGCGTCAGGCCAGCCGAGGGTTCCTATGGGAGGCCCTGGGGCCCAGCCCTGATCGACCACCCCCTTTCCTACTCACTCCACAAAGTTGCCCATGGCCGCCCGGGGGTTGCAGGAGATGTAGAGGAGCCGCCTCAGGTTCTCAGCTCTGCGCACAGCCAGGAGCACCTTGGAGTCTGAGCACAGACAGATGGGGGCCCAGTCACTGAGGCCCACTCCCCGAGGGCAGCAACCTCAAGGTGAGGTGGATAGGGGGCCAGGAGAGGGTACTCACGCAGGCCAGCGCGGGGCGGGTCCAGGACAGCGACGAGCTGTTGGGCAGCCAGTCTGCTCACCAGGGCAGGCACCAGGTCCTCGGCTCTCCCGCAGTGGAACTCAACGTTGCTCAGCTCTGGGGACAGTGTGGCAGCTGTGAGGACCTGCCGGCCTCCTGCTGTCCTGCCCCCTGGACGGTGGGTGCACTTAGGATCACGGGAAGCTGTTCTGTGCCCTTTGACCCCAGCAGAGGCCCTAGAGGCTGTGCTGGGGGGCACCTATCACCTCGTCCTCCCGGGCCCACCTGCCCTCACCGTTCATGTGGGCATTTGCCCGGGCGTCTTCCACAGCCTCCTGGCACAGCTCAACCCCAATTACCCTCTTCACCTTCTGAAAAGGAAGAGTAGCAGGCCAGTAGCTCCCCACCTGGAGGCTTCCTGCACAGGGCCAGGTGGGTGAGAAAAGGCCCTGGGGCCCAGGCAGGGTCCACGGGCAGGCGGGAAGGGGACAGCAGGGCTCACCCGGGCCAGCGCCAGGCCTATGGTGCCGGTGCCACAGCACACGTCCAGCACTGTGCTGCCTGCGTCCAGCTGGGCCCACTCTTGGACCACAGTGTAGAGCACCTCGGCTGCTGGCGTGTTCACCTGGAGCAGCGGTGGGCAGGAAACGTCACACACGCTGCCCAGAGGCTACCCCTCCTTGGACCCCACCCCCGGCAGCACCCAGACGCCCAGCACAGCCCCTCCTACTGTGACCTCATGACCTTTCTGCACCCATCCTTTGCCATCAGCAGCACTGAGCCTCCCACCAGCTCCCCACCTCTAGCGCCCCACTTGTGAGTGCCCAGGCCCTCTCGGACGGGCCCTCTGTCCACACAAAAGCACTAACCTCACGGGTCTTGTGGCTTTAAAGACCAAGTAAACTCCCTGATCTACCTCCCAGGTAGAAGCAGCTGACTTTCTGAGCACCGGCCCCCAGGCCTTGGGGACTCATGTGCCAGCACACCAGCCTTCCCCTCCCAGCAAACGGCACTGCCAGCTTTTCAGCTCAGACAAAACCCCAGGTAAACAGACACCCCGTGAAAACAAGAGACCACCTGCCCCTTCCCCTACCCCCATTTCCCTGCAGCAGCAAGGCTGAGATTTAGGGGTTACCCTGGCCCCAAGACTGCAAGGGCCTCCCTGGTGCTGTGCCCAGAGGCACCTTGGTAGGTGTGCTGCCCTCGCCTCCCAGGACAGAGGGGGCTGCTGCAACATGAAGGCTGTCACCCTGCTGCCAAGACTCAATTTCTGGCAGTTCACGCAGTCTGCCCTCATAAATGCCTGCTGGGAGGCACCTCCCCAGAGCTTTGACCGTGGCCCGGGCCTGCCCTGTCCCCACCCTGTCCCACTCTACCCCACCCGTCATCCTCCCATGGGCACTTGAAACCCACGGAGATGCCAGGCGCACCTGGAAGAAGGCATGAGGAGAGATCTGAAAAGTGAGCCCCAGCAGGTCCTCGTGGATGTACTTGTCCCCAGCCACGTGCTCCAGGGGCAGGTCCCCCTGGCTGGGGGTCTTTCTGTAGAGGTTGGGGATGGATCCATCAGCCTGGCCGACCAACGCAGGTACCCGCCCTGGCCCACCCTGGCCACTCACCGCTGCCCCTCCTCCACGAAGTACAGGCAGGTCACCCCACTGGCCCTGCCCGGCCCTTCTACGAAGTGCTGGGTGAGAGAGGCCTTCAGCTCTGCCAGCTCTTCTTGGCTCAGCTTCTGGGGTTGCAGAATAAGGCCTCGTCAGGGAATGCTGCCTGCACTGGCCTGGGGCATCCCCAACACATCTGAGCTGAGGAAGCACCTCTCCACCCCCGTGAGACCCCTGACTGGTACCTGGGGGTGAAAGTAGGCAATGGCCATGGCctggctgcggcggctggtgcgaACAGTGAGCTGCCTCCAGTGGCCTGTATATGTCTCTGGGTTGTATGCTGAGTATGGGCTGGACCTGGGGAGGCCAAGGGTGGCTCTGAGCTGGCAGTGTTCCAAGCCGCCTGCCTGCCCAGGATTGGGGCACAGCCACCCAACTCACCAGCTGCCCATCTTCTCAGAGACAGTGGGAtctccagctccccagggcaGGACCCCAAGGGCCCGCAGGAGGTCCCTGCTTCCCAAGCACCTATGTTCTTACCGGATAAACTCCTGAAAAGCCTTCACCACCCGTTTCGCAGCCTCAGGGATGTGCATGGTGTCGAAAGGGGATGCCACGGCACACGTCCCGCCCTTGTACTTGCCAAGCCGGCAGCCGACAGTGTTGTCCTCTCCGTCCACTCCCACGCCGACCAGAAACTCACACTTATTGCGATACTCAGTCTACACGAGGAAAGGGGGACAGGGAAAGGCATGCCTGACCCCACTCAGCATCAAGCACTCGCCAACAGGGCATCGCGGGTAACAAGGCACCTGGCATGAGACTGACAACTGCTAAATCACATCACAAGCGAGGAAAGGGAtaaaaagtagaagagaaggtTGTAAGAGAGTGGGATGAAGGCTGTGACTGCATCAACCAGACCTAACCTGCAGAGGTGACGGCCTGACCCCCTCCAGCGGGCAGCAGGCCTTGTTATGCTTGTGCCTCTGTGCAAGCAGCCACGGCAGCAGGGCGCGGTTGGTACTCCCGATTTCCCTGCAGGACAGGTCGGCCGCAGTTGGACTCGGGCCACCGTGCAGCCCTTCCCTCCACATGCCCAAGCTCTTGCGCACCTCCCTCCGGACCTCACTGCCTAACTCTGGGTTGCAGTGGTCTCCACGCTGAGGGGTGGCGAGGGCAGAGTAGGCCACGGGGACACATCCATACTCACTTGGCCAGCTTCTGCAGCACCTGCTCACACTCTCTGCGCTTCTGCTCCAGCTGCTCCGCGTAAGGCACTGTCCAAAGTGGGGTGACCACGTCTGCGATGCACGTGGCCGGGAGCAACCCCTCACCCTCCTGCCGCTTCTTCCTGGCTATAGGGTCGGCCTTGGGCCTGGCCAGGCGCACGCTGAGCGGGCGGCCCTTCCAGAGGGCGCCATGCAGCACACTCAGGGCCCGGTCCCGCTCCGAGGCGTTGCGAAAGGTCACGAAGGCGCAGGGCGGCTGCCCGAACAACTTGGTCTTGTGGGGTCGCAGCCCGAAGCGACCCAGGAAGCGCCGTACGTCGCTGAAGCTGGCGTGGCGGGGCACGTTCTGCAGCTCCAGCTTGAAGATCTCCGAGGTGAACAGGTCGTCTCGGATGTAGCCGTAGAGCCCGGGCTCTGGGCTGGCAGCCGCCGGGGCTCCAGCCTCTTCCCCATCCTGCGCGGGCTGCGGGGGGCTGCCCTGCGCTTCGCTGCGATCCTGCAGGCAGTCCTCCATGGGCTTGGGGCCCTGCGTGGGCACGGCAGGCGCTAGGAACGAGAGCGCCGGCTCCAACaggcccccatccccaccccacccggcTGCACGCCCGGACCCGCTTCCGTGTCACCCCCATGCCTCCAccgcgccccacccccaccccggtcGGACCTCCTTTGACTTGGCTTCGTGGTCGGACGTGGCACTCATTGTCCTCCCGTTGCCATGTCCTGGGACCCACGGGAGGCGCCGCCGCAGAGCGGGGACGGGACTCGAAGCTCGGGGCTCTGCTCCGAGCTCTGACCTCGGGCTACGCAGCCCGCCCGTCCGCCAGCGCGGGGTTCCGTGCCGCACTTCTCTAGAGGCCCGGCTTCTGGCGACGTCATCGCCACGCGCCGCACCCGAACCGCGTCCTCCCTCGCCAACGCGAGTGGCTCCGGGCCGCGGGGCGGAAGTGCGCGCGGGGGCCGCCGGGAGTGCGCGGGAAGCCCGGGGTGGGCGGGACAATGAGAGCGTCCGCCGCCTGGGTCAATAAAGCTGCGCTGGTTTTGAATCGCCGCGCGTTTCCCGCCGCAGGGGTCAGGGGTCAGAGTTCGGGTCACCGCGCGGAGGGAAGAGCGGGCGGGCGGTAGGTGCTGGCGCCAGACGCGGAGGGAAGGAGCCCCGACCAGCCGCCGAGAGGCCGCGGAGCCAGCCACGACCGAGCCAGccgagccgccgccgccgccgccgccgccgccgcgccccCATGGCGTCCGCCAAGGTACggcggggctgggcctgggcgGGTGGGACCGAGGGGCCGGGACCGCTACCGGCAACCACGTGGGTGGCCCCGCGTCGCCAACCCCCGCCGGCCGGCAGGGAGCGCGGCCTGCGGGCACGCGGGGGCTTAGGGCTGCGGGGAGCGCGGCCTGCGGGCACGCGGGGCCTAGGGCGCGGGTTGGGGGTTGCGGGGCGCCCGCGTGACCTTGGGGCGGCTCCGGGGAGGCTCGGCCGCCCTAGTTCCTCGGTCTCGAATTCGCCGACCCCGCCTTCCGGGGCCGCGCACAGGGCGGCGGGGTCCCCTCGGGGGCCAAGCATCCCTTGCCGCCGCCGCCCACGCAGCCCCCCCATTCATTCCGTCCTAGCGCCCTGATGCCCCGCGGGCCAATGGTGGTGGAGGCCCGCGTTGCAGCGGGGTGGACGGGCCCCCGGTCTTGCGGATCCTGGGCGGGGGCGGCTTTGTTGGCTGTCTGTGTCGGCGCGGTGTGCTGACCGCCGCAGTGCCTCCAGACCCCGGAAAGGGGGCCCGAAGCGGGTTACCTTTTCCTTCCTGGCACAAGTCTCGTCACCAAGCCTCGGCGGGTCTTGCGCATTGGTAGATGACTAAGGCACACGTTTTATGAAACTTGGACCCAAAATACGGTATTTTCTGCTTTGTGACTCAACGCCCTGAACTAGAGTTTACGATTATTAGTTGCGTAGTGATTCCTTAAAGCCCGATAAAATTGCTGGCAAAGCTGCGTATTCCGTGTGAAATAACGGCGCTTCCATAGTAGACTTTTTATCTttcaaaaggaggagaaaggaaatgttATGCCAAGTATATTTGTTCCCAGTGCCCTCTTCTAAGTAAGTAAGAGCACATAtgtttctggcttgcttcatGGGGAATCCACAGCCCGAACCCATGGTTCACGCATCACATCCTTTTGTGCCCACACAACAGAATCATCTGCATTTGGCAGACAAGGAAtctggaaactgaggcccaaagagacTAGAGGGTGTCTGCCGGGCCACTCACTCGACAAGTGGGTGGTTGCGTCCTGGGAGTCTGTCTGTCTGCAAATGTGACTAATTTGTGTGTTGGGGGAGCGGTGTGATATCCAGTGTCTCACATTCACACGCACCTGGTGATTCTCTGGAGGTGCACATAAGTGCAAACCATTCTCAGTGAAAGGCTGTGGGCTACTTTCTTCCCTGGGGGTGAGTCCGCCCTCTTTTCCGAGGCCCTGCAGCCCTGCCTCGTGGGTAGTAGTGTCACCTCTTGGCCTGTCCTTCCCCAGGACACTCAGGAGGACCATGACACCTCCACCGAGAATGCAGACGAGTCCAACCACGACCCCCAGTTTGAGCCTATTGTTTGTCTTCCCGAGCAAGAAATCAAAACCCTGGAAGAAGACGaagaagaactttttaaaatgtaagtagGCCAACAGTCCCTTTGGTGTAAACTCAAAATTGTGGTTTTTACGTTTGCCAAATATTCTGCCTCTCCTTTAACTAGCTCAGGGCTATTTGGAGAGAGTACCTAGGTTTGCAGGAGAACTGATCTTATGTGGAAGTTCAGAGCTACAACTGGGATTAGTTCACTTCATTAAGCCTCTATGGAGTCTCCCCCCAACTTCCTCCTGTCGCATCACTGCTGTTCTGTCCCCCAGCTTGTCTCCCCAGCTCTCATTTCTTGGCCCCTTCCTTGGTTGAGCAACGAATCTCAGCCTTTGCCTTGTGTAGGCCATTGGCAGTTAACCTCATGAATTCCGGCTcgtaatattttaaaacctaaaaGGTAAGACCTAGAATCACATGGCAAGACGGGTGATGTTTGGATACAGTTGTCAggattattttttacttttttaaaaccacaaaagTTGTGTCTCATTCATAACTCAAGTGCATTGCCCTGATGTCAGGTGTAAGCGCTGTACTGAGGGATGTACAGCAAAGCACCCATGAACAGGTCACAGCACTGCTGGTCTGCGCCTGCTGCCAGGCTCCCAGGTGTGGGGGACACTGGATTCTGCTCAGGGTAGTGGAAGTAAGGTGGCTTTCATGCGCAACCTGTATAGGAACTCTTGTTCTGGAAGGTTCGAATGCTTTGCTGTGGGGCTGCAAGGGAGGAGAGGCAGAATCACCACACAGTGGTGGCCTTTCCTGCCCAGGGGAGGGGCGCTGGAGGGGGCAGCCCCCTCTCGTCATAGAGAGGAGTGGCCATCTTCCTGGAGCCACTGGTTTGCCAGGTGGGAGGTGGCTCTGGGTGAGGGCTTGCAggaaccctaaccctaagcctacTTCTGTGGGATAGGTGTGCTTCTGGGTACTGGAAGGGAGCGAGGCCGCAGATTGGGGCATTGTGTCTTGGCCTTTGGCTCCCAAGGGCTGTCTCGATCAACCACCTGGTAAGGATGGAGACTCCCTTAATGGACTTGAGATTAGGGAGAGAACAGTCTCCTGCCCTGTACCCAGGAATCTGGCAGAAAGGGACTACCAGAGGCGGGCAGCAGGCTAGGGTGTTGGTGTGTGCCCAGGGCATGGCTGTGGAGCTCTCTGCAGGGTGAGGACCAGGGCCTTGGCTTCTGAATGGCTGAGAGGGTGGCCGTGCGAAGTGCTGCTTCTGGGCAGAAGTTCTCTCTGAACTGGGAGCTGATTGCAGCTTCCATGCTGTTCACTTCATGAGGGCACCTGCTGTTGTGGCCCCACAGGTTAAGGAGAATTTGCCCTGCACCAGCCAGAGGACGTGCCCGTGCTCTCAGGGCGGCCACTAAGCCCACCTGGGGCTGTCTGTACCCTGACTTTGGGGCCAGACCTGTTCCGTTGGGAATAACATCACCTGGTCTTCTTCCTGGGCTCCTTGGAGGTGTTTGGATATCTATCCTTGGGTGGGAAGGAGAGCAGCCCTCGGACCCCGAAGCTGCTTGTCCCGGTGTCTAAGCTCCCATCTGATGACCCCCTGAAGGCGGGCGAAGCTGTTCCGGTTTGCTTCGGAAAGTGACCTCCCCGAGTGGAAGGAGCGTGGCACAGGCGACGTCAAACTCCTGAAGCACAAGGAGAAGGGGACCATCCGGCTGCTCATGCGCAGGGACAAGACCCTGAAGGTCTGCGCCAACCACTACAGTAGGTGCCCGGGCAGCGCGTGGGACCCGGGAAGGAATGCCTCCTGGGAGGGAGGCTCCCTTGGCGCAAGGCTTGGGTTGTGTGGGCCCAGGAGCCTCGGGAGACCTGTGAGGATCTGGGAAGGGATATGTGGGGCTTTGCTCGTGGTGAAGAGATGATGCTGGCATCTGGGTGCAGTGATATAGGAGCTCACACCAACCCAGTGCTGTCTCAGCATGTGCTGGGCGTAGCAGGCTGGAGCACGAGGTGGTGCAGAGAGGGGCTCTGTCCCGGCTGTGTGGCCTGGGAATGGGGCAGGATATGCCCCAAGCCTCACAGAGCTGGGTCTGCAGTACTCTCCAGTCCCCCCTTAACAAGCCCCCGGAATGGGCCCTGGCTCCAGGGTTCTACTCTACACAGACACATTCTGCTCCCAGGGAAGGTCCAGACCCCTCTGGGTCCTCCTTGTGGACTGGAGCTCTGTTCCCCTGTGGCCGCAGGCCAGCCCTCATCCTGGTGTCGGGTGGAGCTCTCACTCCCCTGGATGGGGGGTGCTGTGTGGGGGCGTAGGGAGAGCGGGAGCCCCAGTGTCTCAGGATCTCAGGCTATACACACAGACTTGGACAGAGTTGGGTCCCCTGAGAGTTCTATGTTTAAGTGTCCCCATTCACCTAGGCCTGGGGAGCGGCAGCTGCTGCAGACAAACACGCCCAAAGGGCAGCTACCTGTTTGATGCAGGCCCTCGCTCCCCTGGGCACTGGGCTGGGCTCTGAGGCCCAGCGTGGGGATCCCATCCAGCTGTGCTATCCTTGCCTCAACCTCATGGCTGTGTGCAAGGTCCCACAGATATGGGCTCTGGGCATTGGAAGactcaggggtggggaggggccctTGGGTCTTCatgcccccaccctccaccccccccccacccccagtcgtCAGGGCACCCCTCATGGTGGGTGGGCCCCTACAACACCGCTGAGGCTGGGAGGACAGGCCAGGAGCACAGCTGCCTTGAGCCCTCGTCCATGGTCCTGAAGCTGTGGGTCTGTGCAGGCCCTGGGGGAGGGGCGGATGGGGGAGCTGTGCCCAGGCCTCACAATCTTGTCTCCCCAGTCACACCGCTGATGGAGCTGAAGCCGAACGCGGGCAGCGACCGGGCCTGGGTCTGGAACACCCATGCAGATTTTGCCGACGAGTGCCCCAAGCCAGAGCTGCTGGCCATCCGGTTCCTCAATGCTGAGAGTAAGCTGCCTGGGGCGGACGCAGGGCGGGTGCAGGGCTGGCTATGCCGTGCAGGATGCTTGCTCCCAGGGCGTTGCCGGGTGGCATCAAGCACAGCAAGTTTCCCCTTAAAGCCGGAGTGTCTGCACCCTGAGGCCACTAAGGGGCTCCCCTAAGCATCCTTATCATTGCCGGGTGCTGTAGCTTTTTGTCCAAGCTACTGTGGCCCTTGGGTGTTGTGGGAAGTGAGACCAACTCTGGGACCAGCCCCACAGCCGGCTCTCGAGCAGGCGTGCGCAGACACACAGGCGTATCTCGTTCTTGCCCCATGCTCCGGAGGTCTGGGTGCTGCCCTCCTCGCCCTTGCCCTGGGCTCCTTCCCACCCACATTTCAGCTCCCCAGCCAGGGCAGGCCTGCTTGGTCAGTGCCTCACAGGGTGGCACATGCCCTCAGGGCCACCTGGGCAGACTTGTCCCCTGCCTGAATTTCCCAAAGCGGCACCTGGCAGGCTCTGGGGGCAGGTGGAGGCCTTGTGGAGCCGAGCTGCAGGCCTAGAAGGACAACAGGCCCCCACTCCAGTCTGTTGGGCCTGGTGCTTCCTTCCGAAGGGCTAGGGCAGCAGGCATCTGCCTTGGGACTTGGTGCCCTGTGGCCGCACGGCCTGCAGCCTGATAGCCTGGGTTGTCCTCCCAGGGAGCCTCCTCTTCAGGTCACACCCTCATGTTCCTGTGTTGGGACTACTCAGAATTcttaactgttttttctttttctttctagatgcacagaaattcaaaaagaaatttgAGGAATGCAGGAAAGAGAtcgaagagagagaaaagaaaggtgcCTTGGTGTCctgtggggcggggtgggggctcCTTGCAGACTCACTCTGCATCCGACTGTAGCCCCAGTCTGGGTGCTTTTTTCGTCTGCCACAGAAAGGCCCAGCTGTTGTGAGGGCCACTACCTGTCGGTGGCACTGCAGCGGCGGGGGGACATGGCCCTCCTTGGGGAGGCACCATCCCCGAGTGACCCGGCAAGGCCAGCTGAGCCTCCTGGGGCCCCCAGATTGAGGCGTAGGGCCGGCCTGGGCCCCAGTGGGCTCCCCCCAGGTATGTGCAGCCTCAGTCACAcatctctgtctttctgtctctgctGCAGGCCTGGGCAACAACGGCAGTGCCGAAAAGGTGGCTGAGAAGCTAGAAGCTCTCTCGGTGAAGGAGGAGAGCCAGGAGGGCCCCGGGAACAAGGAGTCTGAAGACGAGACCAAGGAgaaagttgaagagaagcaatAAATTGTCTTAACCtattcccttttccttcctttttctttttttctctccccccccctttttttttgttcccaccccttcttttctgtttgttttttacaagGGACTTTATATAAAGAACTGAATCCCATCCCAACATTCAGGTtgttttttctaagtttttaccCTGTCGAAGATGACTTCAGCAAATCCATTCCCCAGTCATGAAAATGTACTGTGCTAACTTTCTTTTCCATAGTGGAAACACTTATTTATAGTCATCAAAAATAGTGaataaaaacacatttgaaaaCAACGTCTGGTAGAATTATGTAGAGAAAGCCAAACAAACCCGTCCCCTCCTTCCTCTTTAAAGGCCCAGGTCTCCCGGTTTGTGACTTTGACCCaacacagaataaatcctaacttCCCTAAGCCGCCCTGTGAGGCAAACAAACCCTCGGCTAGCCAGCAGGGACGAGGCTCCTTTCCTTTATGTCTGTAAACCTAGTTTCCCATCCCTGGAACCCCAAAGCTACTTCTCTTCTTGCAATTGATCTAGCTTCCTTTGCTGCAGCAGAGTGTTAGTGTCACTGATACGATGGCGAAACCTGTATGTTATACTCCAGTTTGCCTCTAGACAAATTTGTTGAGATGTAGAAGCCCCTCTGGGACTGCGGGCTCCAGTGGAGACCCTTTTGTGTCCGCTCTCCTATGGCTGAGACCCTGCATCCCCGGTAACCCCTTTTCTTATATCTGAACCCTGCAGGGTGTGTTGCCGTTTTAGGGGGGACTTGGGctccatttgtttttgtttcttcctccCGCTCTCTAACTTTTTCTCTTGGATACAGGGTTAGGGGCTCCAACCCAGGTGACAACAGCTGTCGGTAGTTGCCCTCCTGTGGAGTGAGCCTCCTTCCTCTACTCACTGGGGGAGACTGGGGTCAGCCTGGCATCTGCACAGCTAAGAGACCGGGGCTGAGAGACTCGATGACTGCAGTGCAGTGGGGTGCTCTTGCTCCAAAGCTCTCTCTCCCGCCACTTCTGTCTGCTGGTGCTGT is drawn from Tamandua tetradactyla isolate mTamTet1 chromosome 5, mTamTet1.pri, whole genome shotgun sequence and contains these coding sequences:
- the RANBP1 gene encoding ran-specific GTPase-activating protein — translated: MASAKDTQEDHDTSTENADESNHDPQFEPIVCLPEQEIKTLEEDEEELFKMRAKLFRFASESDLPEWKERGTGDVKLLKHKEKGTIRLLMRRDKTLKVCANHYITPLMELKPNAGSDRAWVWNTHADFADECPKPELLAIRFLNAENAQKFKKKFEECRKEIEEREKKGLGNNGSAEKVAEKLEALSVKEESQEGPGNKESEDETKEKVEEKQ
- the TRMT2A gene encoding tRNA (uracil-5-)-methyltransferase homolog A isoform X1 is translated as MSATSDHEAKSKEGPKPMEDCLQDRSEAQGSPPQPAQDGEEAGAPAAASPEPGLYGYIRDDLFTSEIFKLELQNVPRHASFSDVRRFLGRFGLRPHKTKLFGQPPCAFVTFRNASERDRALSVLHGALWKGRPLSVRLARPKADPIARKKRQEGEGLLPATCIADVVTPLWTVPYAEQLEQKRRECEQVLQKLAKEIGSTNRALLPWLLAQRHKHNKACCPLEGVRPSPLQTEYRNKCEFLVGVGVDGEDNTVGCRLGKYKGGTCAVASPFDTMHIPEAAKRVVKAFQEFIRSSPYSAYNPETYTGHWRQLTVRTSRRSQAMAIAYFHPQKLSQEELAELKASLTQHFVEGPGRASGVTCLYFVEEGQRKTPSQGDLPLEHVAGDKYIHEDLLGLTFQISPHAFFQVNTPAAEVLYTVVQEWAQLDAGSTVLDVCCGTGTIGLALARKVKRVIGVELCQEAVEDARANAHMNGGRTAGGRQVLTAATLSPELSNVEFHCGRAEDLVPALVSRLAAQQLVAVLDPPRAGLHSKVLLAVRRAENLRRLLYISCNPRAAMGNFVDLCRAPSNRVKGMPFRPVKAVAVDLFPQTPHCEMLILFERVEHPDGAGALPPPGPLDTSQETGAPTSS
- the TRMT2A gene encoding tRNA (uracil-5-)-methyltransferase homolog A isoform X2, translated to MSATSDHEAKSKEGPKPMEDCLQDRSEAQGSPPQPAQDGEEAGAPAAASPEPGLYGYIRDDLFTSEIFKLELQNVPRHASFSDVRRFLGRFGLRPHKTKLFGQPPCAFVTFRNASERDRALSVLHGALWKGRPLSVRLARPKADPIARKKRQEGEGLLPATCIADVVTPLWTVPYAEQLEQKRRECEQVLQKLAKEIGSTNRALLPWLLAQRHKHNKACCPLEGVRPSPLQTEYRNKCEFLVGVGVDGEDNTVGCRLGKYKGGTCAVASPFDTMHIPEAAKRVVKAFQEFIRSSPYSAYNPETYTGHWRQLTVRTSRRSQAMAIAYFHPQKLSQEELAELKASLTQHFVEGPGRASGVTCLYFVEEGQRKTPSQGDLPLEHVAGDKYIHEDLLGLTFQISPHAFFQVNTPAAEVLYTVVQEWAQLDAGSTVLDVCCGTGTIGLALARKVKRVIGVELCQEAVEDARANAHMNELSNVEFHCGRAEDLVPALVSRLAAQQLVAVLDPPRAGLHSKVLLAVRRAENLRRLLYISCNPRAAMGNFVDLCRAPSNRVKGMPFRPVKAVAVDLFPQTPHCEMLILFERVEHPDGAGALPPPGPLDTSQETGAPTSS